From Anopheles arabiensis isolate DONGOLA chromosome 3, AaraD3, whole genome shotgun sequence, a single genomic window includes:
- the LOC120902567 gene encoding dual specificity protein kinase splA — MIRDPGGTSPNENQDSPPSPKYDRILGRPPPPDDMEIPLDMTVRRKDSSDGQGSPTGADQSRDEPINLNVRPSVITKAPPPPIKKRISHMHTNGEIVLKSSVRTTTATTVESAPIVNVSSTYCDVSIEEHFRRSLGPTYSSIYGDKHQQQQQQQSSLNVLNNNISTGGTGPPSFVPDSPVHHVPPQKVHPLPLPLLLQKHSMDTGDSLPLTVTGPPGGGGGMRNHSSSSISSSSSVSSNSSISSSLSNTSGISSGGSSSNNNNNNNNNNNANHISIRPPLGAGIRVVAPETIELKLSSDPAPPVPLVPATVMPPSPGAPSSAASVAAISLTSPKHLHQQQPPPAISPASLTTTMSLSSSSPASSLASSPAPFHATLQQQQQQHQQKRPDSGEEVDDHFAKALGETWKKIQESNMNL, encoded by the exons ATGATCCGTGATCCTGGCGGTACAAGCCCGAACGAGAATCAAG ATTCTCCCCCTTCGCCCAAGTATGATCGGATTCTGGGGCGGCCGCCACCCCCGGACGATATGGAAATTCCGCTGGACATGACCGTTCGGCGCAAGGACTCGTCCGATGGGCAGGGATCGCCGACGGGCGCGGATCAGTCGCGGGACGAACCGATCAATCTAAACGTGCGCCCGAGCGTCATTACGAaggcaccgccaccaccgatAAAGAAGCGCATTAGTCACATGCACACCAACG GTGAGATTGTGCTTAAAAGTAGCGTGAGGACAacgaccgccaccaccgtcGAATCGGCCCCGATCGTGAACGTTTCCTCCACGTACTGTGATGTGTCGATCGAGGAACACTTCCGCCGTTCGCTCGGCCCTACGTACAGCTCGATCTACGGCGacaagcaccagcagcagcagcagcagcaatcgtctttgaatgtgttgaacaacaacatcagcacgGGTGGGACGGGACCGCCATCGTTTGTCCCCGATTCGCCGGTGCATCACGTGCCACCGCAGAAGGTGCACCCACTGCCGCTTCCGCTGCTGTTGCAAAAACACAGCATGGACACGGGCGATTCGTTACCACTGACTGTCACCGGTCCccctggtggtggcggtgggatgcgaaaccacagcagcagcagcatcagctccAGCTCGTCCGTCAGCTCGAACAGCAGCATATCGAGCAGCTTGAGCAATACCAGCGGcatcagcagcggcggcagcagcagcaacaacaacaacaacaacaacaacaacaataacgcCAACCACATCAGTATCAGACCGCCGCTCGGTGCGGGGATACGTGTGGTGGCGCCCGAAACGATCGAGCTGAAGCTGTCGAGCGATCCGGCCCCGCCGGTACCGCTCGTGCCGGCCACCGTCATGCCACCGTCGCCCGGTGCTCCCTCGTCGGCGGCCAGCGTAGCGGCCATCTCGCTCACCTCACCGAAACActtgcaccagcagcagcccccgCCGGCCATCTCGCCGGCCTCACTCACCACCACGATGTCGCTGTCATCCTCCTCGCCGGCCTCATCGCTGGCATCATCACCTGCGCCGTTCCATGcaacgctgcagcagcagcagcagcaacaccaacaaaagAGGCCCGACTCTGGCGAAGAGGTTGACGATCATTTCGCGAAAGCGCTCGGCGAAACGTGGAAGAAGATCCAGGAAAGCAATATGAATTTGTGA